A single region of the Salvia splendens isolate huo1 chromosome 18, SspV2, whole genome shotgun sequence genome encodes:
- the LOC121776849 gene encoding protein FAR1-RELATED SEQUENCE 5-like: MVESEHQHFMALNRKLDDVHYKFILDCSKANICPTLTFKVLKEILGGFELVGCTVGDIRNASRDIKAYAHGFDVHMVLDDMAKKKEMSEAFTYHYEVNATNQLVALFWCDGLMKRNYHMFGDIVAFDSTYNKNRYCIIFTPFMGKDNHGRPVTFAAGLVCNDKTWAFAWLFKHFVECMGVAPKIIVINQDLGMRSTIEEVLVGTRHRLCMWHIMHKLATKIPNRLLRDEDFKKEFNPCVWSDLLEPDEFEDEWNGVVERHGLEDRNSRTKLDYHDATALPILATALPFEKHISTLYTNNMFKKIQEEIVEGNDRCCVLGFSSTDMVNTNKLGDNNRNSNNGVKKIPDKYCESRWMKTPLAKVVHGQFDDALPTRSIVDDSQTVSNQEISIFYGFLRRFETDIDVLRAFVGGVEVVEVHPPDVVKTKGHTSSSPSRLISKREKAIKEATRPLRRCKACDEMGHHDSRNCPMLKEMAMEKEVRKAKRKS, from the exons ATGGTTGAGTCAGAGCATCAACATTTTATGGCACTTAATCGAAAGTTGGATGATGTACATTACAAATTCATTCTTGACTGTTCTAAGGCTAATATATGCCCCACACTTACCTTTAAGGTGTTGAAGGAAATTCTCGGTGGGTTTGAACTTGTCGGTTGCACTGTCGGGGATATCAGGAACGCTTCTCGAGACATCAAAGCATACGCACATGGGTTCGACGTGCACATGGTGTTGGATGATATGGCTAAGAAGAAGGAAATGTCTGAGGCGTTCACATATCACTACGAAGTTAATGCCACTAACCAGTTGGTTGCTCTATTTTGGTGCGACGGTTTGATGAAGAGGAATTACCATATGTTTGGTGATATTGTGGCGTTTGACTCCACTTACAACAAAAACAG GTATTGTATAATCTTCACACCTTTCATGGGAAAGGACAATCATGGAAGACCTGTAACCTTCGCCGCCGGATTGGTGTGCAACGATAAAACATGGGCATTTGCTTGGTTGTTCAAACATTTCGTTGAATGCATGGGTGTAGCACCCAAAATTATTGTAATAAATCAAGACTTGGGCATGAGATCAACTATTGAAGAGGTTCTTGTTGGGACTCGACACCGATTGTGTATGTGGCATATAATGCATAAGTTGGCCACCAAGATTCCAAACAGGTTGCTGAGGGACGAAGATTTCAAGAAGGAATTCAATCCCTGCGTTTGGTCGGACCTCCTTGAACCCGACGAATTCGAAGATGAGTGGAATGGAGTGGTGGAACGTCATGGGCTGGAAGAC CGGAACAGTAGAACAAAGTTGGACTACCACGATGCAACTGCCCTGCCCATATTGGCCACTGCTTTGCCATTCGAGAAACATATTTCGACGCTGTACACTAATAATATGTTCAAGAAAATACAAGAAGAAATTGTTGAGGGTAATGACAGATGCTGCGTGCTTGGTTTTTCATCTACAGATATGGTTAACACCAACAAGCTTGGGGACAACAATCGCAATTC GAACAATGGAGTGAAAAAAATTCCTGATAAATACTGCGAAAGCAGATGGATGAAAACTCCGTTAGCCAAGGTTGTACATGGGCAGTTTGATGACGCCCTACCTACCAGGTCCATCGTTGACGATAGTCAAACTGTTTCAAATCAAGAGATTTCGATCTTCTATGGTTTTCTTCGACGATTTGAGACGGACATTGATGTGCTTCGTGCATTCGTAGGTGGTGTGGAA GTAGTTGAGGTCCATCCTCCGGATGTTGTCAAGACCAAGGGCCACACTAGCAGCTCCCCGAGCCGTCTAATTTCCAAGAGAGAAAAGGCTATAAAGGAGGCTACTAGACCTCTTAGACGGTGTAAGGCATGCGATGAGATGGGCCATCACGACTCTAGAAATTGTCCAATGCTTAAAGAGATGGCGATGGAGAAAGAGGTGCGGAAGGCCAAGAGGAAAAGTTGA